A part of Solenopsis invicta isolate M01_SB chromosome 2, UNIL_Sinv_3.0, whole genome shotgun sequence genomic DNA contains:
- the LOC105196774 gene encoding uncharacterized protein LOC105196774 has product MSQIPEIMEQNDGLKRKPTLVRRVSDMFKDGNYSGPPRLFRHASMQKIRHCCQNLNLLPYLLYSFDNSKSHPIARKMHVYLSYFLQEITISLLVTYESLRRSVLHGIRDEKSSNAQKVTIETNDNSANPAARFNRVKKLKRKHSCYLTAGVYLVPLLLLSQIMTLCSLTIFGKYTPGFIFLITSLLFLGYIAFKIMLHQTVLYDVKRCERKKIQ; this is encoded by the exons ATGTCGCAGATACCGGAGATCATGGAGCAAAATGATGGCCTGAAAAGGAAGCCAACTCTTGTTAGACGAGTTTCCGATATGTTCAagg ATGGAAACTACAGCGGGCCTCCAAGGCTGTTTCGACACGCATCAATGCAGAAGATCCGCCATTGCTGTCAGAATCTGAACCTACTGCCGTATCTCCTCTACTCCTTCGACAATTCCAAGTCGCATCCGATAGCGCGCAAGATGCACGTCTATCTCAGCTATTTTCTTCAGGAGATCACGATCAGTCTCCTGGTCACGTATGAGAGTTTGCGTCGATCTGTGCTGCACGGGATTCGTGACGAGAAGTCGAGCAACGCGCAAAAAGTGACCATAGAAACAAATGACAATTCTGCTAATCCTGCCGCGAGGTTCAACAGGGTTAAAAAGCTGAAACGCAAGCATTCGTGCTATCTAACTGCGGGCGTATATCTCGTGCCATTGCTGCTTCTTTCCCAGATAATGACCTTATGCAGTCTGACGATTTTCGGCAAATACACCCCCGGTTTCATCTTCCTGATTACCTCGCTGCTCTTTCTCGGTTATAtcgcatttaaaataatgttacacCAGACTGTGCTGTATGACGTCAAAAGATGTGAGAGGAAAAAGATACAGTGA
- the LOC105196773 gene encoding alkaline phosphatase, with product MKYFLVYFALYFVDIPNVAVIEDSRHWHRLANKELEESLSYHWNMKKAKNVILFVGDGMSPDTITASRIYRGGETSRLVWEHFPHIGILKTYTTNELVPDSASTATALFGGVKTNYELVGVDANVQLGDCEASLNVNYHVDSFLTWAQAAGKVTGFVTTTRVTHATPAPLYAHCANRRWECESKMPKNATGCKDIARQLVEDIPGKNIRVIMGGGRQVMKSNVSASEFDPIDTWACYRQDGRDLIDEWARDKSDRNLAYKVVQNNEELARVDIENVDYLLGIFANSHIEMDWKRERGPKGQPSLEEMTVTALRILQKSKQGYFLMVEGGLIDFAHHRGHAAQALLETVRLSDAVNATLKMIDSDDTLVIVTSDHTHSMSINGYSSRGSSILGIAKESKYDGIPYTTLSYSTGGPNNIAYTVGDDGQAKRIDPSKTNTSDFTYSQQATIISDEAHHGGGDVAVYAIGPYAHLFHSVHEQNYVAHVIAYAADVGEYSKSAGISLHVLNTIFLCSNLILLALIAKK from the exons atgaaatatttcctTGTCTACTTTGCTTTATACTTCGTCGATATTCCAAATGTGGCTGTGATTGaag ATAGTCGACACTGGCACCGGTTGGCGAACAAAGAACTAGAAGAATCTCTTTCGTATCATTGGAACATGAAAAAGGCGAAAAACGTGATTCTCTTTGTGGGGGATGGGATGAGCCCAGATACCATAACGGCTAGCAGAATTTATCGCGGTGGTGAGACCAGTCGACTCGTCTGGGAACATTTTCCCCATATCGGGATACTGAAG ACTTACACTACAAACGAACTAGTACCTGACTCGGCTTCCACTGCCACCGCTCTCTTCGGAGGAGTCAAGACGAATTACGAACTCGTAGGGGTAGACGCAAACGTACAATTAGGGGATTGTGAGGCAAGCTTAAATGTGAATTATCATGTGGATTCGTTCCTAACATGGGCTCAAGCAGCCGGTAAAGTTACAG GCTTCGTAACGACTACCAGAGTTACTCACGCAACGCCGGCGCCGCTTTACGCGCATTGTGCAAATCGCAGATGGGAATGCGAGTCCAAAATGCCTAAAAATGCTACTGGCTGCAAAGATATCGCCAGGCAATTAGTGGAAGATATACCGGGAAAAAATATTCGA GTAATTATGGGTGGTGGCAGACAGGTGATGAAATCCAACGTGAGCGCGAGCGAATTCGATCCGATAGATACGTGGGCTTGTTACAGACAGGATGGTCGTGATCTCATTGATGAATGGGCGAGAGATAAGTCTGATAGAAACTTAGCTTATAAAGTCGTGCAAAACAACGAAGAATTGGCCCGGGTCGATATCGAAAACGTAGATTATCTGCTCGGTATTTTCGCCAACAGTCACATCGAGATGGACTGGAAACGAGAGCGTGGGCCGAAGGGCCAGCCAAGCCTGGAAGAAATGACAGTGACGGCTTTACGAATATTGCAAAAATCTAAACAGGGATATTTTTTAATG GTCGAAGGCGGTTTGATCGATTTCGCTCATCATCGCGGTCATGCCGCTCAAGCGTTGCTGGAAACTGTCCGACTTTCGGACGCCGTTAATGCCACTCTTAAAATGATCGATTCCGATGACACCCTCGTAATAGTCACGAGTGATCACACGCACTCAATGAGCATCAACGGATACAGCTCTCGAGGTTCATCCATTCTAG GAATCGCTAAGGAATCTAAATACGACGGGATACCTTACACAACGTTATCCTACAGCACGGGTGGACCGAACAACATTGCTTACACCGTGGGTGACGATGGTCAAGCCAAGAGAATCGATCCTTCCAAAACGAACACCAGTGATTTTACTTATAGCCAACAAGCCACTATCATATCGGACGAAGCTCATCACGGTGGTGGAGACGTAGCCGTGTATGCTATAG GACCGTATGCGCATCTGTTTCACAGTGTGCACGAACAGAATTACGTGGCACACGTCATCGCATATGCTGCGGATGTAGGCGAGTATTCTAAGAGTGCGGGAATATCACTCCATGTTCTGAACACAATTTTTCTATGTAGTAACCTAATCTTATTGGCATTAATcgctaaaaaataa